The following coding sequences lie in one Phragmites australis chromosome 8, lpPhrAust1.1, whole genome shotgun sequence genomic window:
- the LOC133927219 gene encoding probable alpha-glucosidase Os06g0675700, with translation MGSPPAPTRLAFLVFLLAVPWGSDCAADPGYRVVSVAGSQGLLSARLELVGGTAPELGPDVRRLSLTARLETDSRLHVRITDADHPRWEVPQDIIPREAPKDVFLDASKGAGASPHSRVLSAATSDLTFTLHDYPFRFTVSRRSTGDILFDTSPTLVFKDRYLEVTSALPANRASLYGLGEHTKRTFRLQRAETFTLWNSDIAAGNVDLNLYGSHPFYLDVRSAPPDGAPGVAGAGAAHGVLLLNSNGMDIAYGGSYVTYKVIGGVLDFYFFAGPAPLDVVDQYTQLIGRPVPMPYWSFGFHQCRYGYKNLADLEGVVAGYAKARIPLEVMWTDIDYMDAFKDFTLDPVNFPAGPMRRFVEQLHRNGQKYVVILDPGINVNTTYGTFIRGMQQDVFLKRNGTNYLGKVWPGVVYFPDFLNPRAAEFWAQEISLFRRTIPVDGLWIDMNEISNFVDPEPLNELDDPPYRINNSGVHRPINNKTVPASAVHYGGVREYDAHNLYGFLEARATHNALLADTGRRPFVLSRSTFVGSGRYTAHWTGDNFASWDNLQYSINTMLSFGLFGIPMVGADICGFGGNTTEELCSRWIQLGAFYPFSRDHSAIGTVRRELYLWESVARSARKALELRYRLLPYIYTLMYESHTTGAPIARPLFFSYPKDVDTYGVDRQFLLGRGVLVSPVLEQGATTVDAYFPAGRWFSLFDYSLTIATGTGKRVTLPAPADTVNVHVAGGSILPLQQPELTTSRARQTVFNLLVALGEDGSAAGELFLDDGESPEMAGAQGKWSLVRFSCATERGRITVRSHVMHDSYGPSRTLVIAKVVFLGLQSPVPTREFAVYVNGVKRTANSTGPDNGYRRSGALGVAHVAGLSLAVGKEFELKVVI, from the exons GTTGGAGACGGACAGCCGGCTGCACGTCCGCATCACCGACGCCGACCACCCGCGATGGGAGGTTCCACAGGACATCATCCCGCGCGAGGCTCCGAAGGACGTCTTCCTCGACGCAAGCAAGGGCGCGGGAGCCTCGCCGCACAGCCGCGTCCTCTCCGCCGCAACCTCCGATCTCACCTTCACCCTCCACGACTACCCGTTCCGCTTCACCGTCTCCCGCCGCTCCACCGGCGACATCCTCTTCGACACCTCCCCCACGCTCGTCTTCAAGGACAGGTACCTGGAGGTGACGTCGGCGCTTCCGGCCAACAGGGCGTCGCTGTACGGGCTGGGCGAGCACACGAAGCGCACGTTCCGGCTGCAGCGCGCCGAGACGTTCACGCTATGGAACTCGGACATCGCGGCGGGCAACGTGGACCTCAACCTCTACGGCTCGCACCCGTTCTACCTGGACGTGCGGTCGGCGCCGCCCGACGGGGCGCCCGGTGTGGCCGGAGCTGGCGCCGCGCACGGCGTGCTCCTCCTCAACAGCAACGGCATGGACATCGCGTACGGCGGATCATACGTCACTTACAAGGTCATCGGCGGCGTGCTCGACTTCTACTTCTTCGCGGGCCCAGCCCCGCTCGACGTCGTCGATCAGTACACCCAGCTCATCGGCCGCCCGGTCCCCATGCCGTACTGGTCGTTCG GGTTCCACCAGTGCAGGTACGGGTACAAGAACTTGGCTGACCTGGAGGGCGTGGTGGCCGGCTACGCCAAGGCCAGGATCCCGCTGGAGGTGATGTGGACGGACATCGACTACATGGACGCATTCAAGGACTTCACACTGGATCCGGTGAACTTCCCGGCTGGCCCCATGCGGCGGTTCGTCGAACAGCTTCACCGGAACGGCCAGAAATACGTGGTCATCCTAGACCCAG GGATCAACGTGAACACGACGTACGGGACGTTCATCCGCGGGATGCAGCAGGACGTCTTCCTGAAGCGGAACGGCACCAACTACCTAGGCAAGGTGTGGCCGGGCGTCGTCTACTTCCCGGACTTCCTCAACCCGCGCGCCGCCGAGTTCTGGGCGCAGGAGATCTCCTTGTTCCGGCGGACCATCCCCGTCGACGGGCTCTGGATCGACATGAACGAGATCTCCAACTTCGTCGACCCAGAGCCACTCAACGAGCTGGACGACCCGCCGTACCGCATAAACAACTCCGGCGTGCACCGCCCGATCAACAACAAGACCGTGCCGGCCTCCGCGGTGCACTACGGCGGCGTGCGCGAGTACGACGCGCACAACCTCTACGGCTTCCTCGAGGCCAGGGCCACACACAACGCGCTGCTCGCGGACACCGGCCGCCGGCCCTTCGTGCTGAGCCGCTCGACGTTCGTCGGATCCGGCCGGTACACCGCGCACTGGACCGGCGACAACTTCGCGTCGTGGGACAACCTCCAGTACTCCATCAACACCATGCTCAGCTTCGGCCTCTTTGGCATCCCCATGGTTGGCGCCGACATCTGCGGCTTCGGCGGCAACACCACTGAGGAGCTCTGCAGCCGCTGGATTCAG CTTGGGGCGTTCTACCCGTTCTCGAGGGACCATTCGGCGATCGGCACCGTCCGGCGAGAGCTGTACCTGTGGGAATCGGTGGCGCGGTCGGCGAGGAAGGCGCTCGAGCTGCGGTACCGGCTATTGCCCTACATCTACACGCTCATGTACGAGTCGCACACCACTGGGGCGCCCATCGCGCGGCCGCTCTTCTTCTCGTACCCCAAGGACGTGGACACGTACGGCGTGGACCGTCAGTTCCTGCTTGGCCGCGGCGTGCTCGTGTCGCCGGTGCTCGAACAGGGCGCCACCACAGTCGACGCCTActtcccggccggccggtgGTTCAGCCTCTTCGACTACTCCCTCACCATCGCCACAGGTACTGGCAAGCGCGTGACGCTCCCGGCCCCCGCGGACACTGTGAACGTGCACGTGGCCGGCGGCAGCATCCTTCCGCTGCAGCAGCCCGAGCTGACGACGTCGCGTGCGCGCCAGACCGTCTTCAACCTCCTGGTCGCGCTCGGAGAGGACGGCTCGGCCGCCGGAGAACTGTTCCTGGACGACGGCGAGTCGCCGGAGATGGCCGGGGCGCAGGGCAAGTGGAGCCTGGTAAGGTTCAGCTGCGCGACGGAGCGCGGCCGCATCACGGTGAGATCGCACGTGATGCACGACTCGTACGGACCGAGCCGGACGCTGGTCATCGCAAAGGTGGTTTTCCTTGGGCTGCAGTCGCCTGTGCCAACGAGGGAGTTCGCCGTTTATGTCAATGGTGTCAAGAGGACCGCGAACTCGACCGGCCCCGACAACGGGTACCGGAGGAGCGGAGCGCTGGGCGTCGCTCACGTGGCGGGGCTGTCGCTGGCCGTCGGGAAGGAGTTCGAGCTCAAGGTCGTGATATAG